From Syntrophales bacterium:
GAAGATACTGAATTTTTTATGGGGTTTTAATTCGGCAAAGGCAGAATACCCCTCTTTGTCTTTTTCATCGGTACCCTTTTGATCACCCTTACCCGTATAGTACTGACCCGTGAGAACAAGATATTCGTGCTCAAACTGCACAAAACCGAGATTCACTCTCCAATCAGGAGGATCGGCCTCCTTGTTCCCTTTGCCATATACGCCAAAGTAGGAAAACTGGAGGCCGGGGATGATGTCCGGTAGGGGTCTCAGTGTCAGCCTTCCCTCGATGACCTTGTTATCGTTCTTTTCCGCTGCATGGTATCCACCGCCGTTATAAACCCCCAAGGCCATGCTTCCATAGCGGCCGGGATAGTAATTGCTTACCCTCTTCTGGTAGTCTTCATCCATCTTTCCCCCGAACAGGGAGACAAACGTTAAACCTAAATCCGCTGAATTGAAGATTTCGTTTCGCTCCAGAAACATCGTATCCTGACAGCGGTAGAAATTTACATGCTCTTCATAGTCGAGCCACGGCATATGAACAACTCCCACTTCCAGGAAAGGCTGGGTAAAAAATCCAAGGTTGGGGAGGTTGAACTGGCCGTAGAGGTATTTTACCCTCATGGCAATAGAGCCATCAAGATTGTTCGGTTTATCTCCAGGCTCCTCCAGGTCTTTTACCGTCGTGATATCGAGAGTCATCCTGCTGCTGAACCAGGGGAAAAACTCTTTTGCTACGGTCAGATAGCCGCGTTTCGCCACAAACTGATGGAAACCGTCACCGCTGCCCTGGCCGTCTTCGCCGTTTTGATAGGAAAGGTACCACAGCAGTCCAAATTTAAAACCTTTCAGGTTCTTGATTATCTTTGCAAGATCCTTTGATTCCTTATCCTCCTCTACCGACATTGCCTCCTCCCGGCTCAGAAGACCCTTTTCTACCAGCTTCTTGAGGAGCGGGTTTGCAATATCTTCCGCAACCGCTGTTCCCGCCAGCCAAAGCAGGCTACAGATAAACAGAAATAAAACAGCCACCATTCTTTTCATAAATTTATTCCTCCCTTACTGTAATATTATGCGGGAGAGGTGTTATCAGGTTTTCATTGCGATTTGATTACAGTGGTGTTAAAATTTAGCCGAGAATTGTTAAATTTATGTAACACCATGCCAAGGAACGTTCATCCGGACAACTGGCAGGGAATGATTTTTCTCCCTTGACAGGTATAAATGATGTTTGTTATACAGAAAATGACCAAGGTCTGAAAGTTACAGATAAAGGAAAAGGAATATCCTTTAAGGAAGGTTTGGGGTTATGATGATATATAGGAGATACTGCGGGCTTTTTCTGGTCTTTATCATCTTAGTTACGGCCTGCGCCAAGTATGAGAGAACTGCGACTTCAGATCAAAGAGGCAGATACCGGACGGCTATATCCGCTTATTATGAAGCTTTAACCTGAAAGACTTTCTTATCATGGCGGGAAATATGATTACCATTATCATACGGCCTATAATTATTATCGAGGGCATAATTTTAGTCTCGAAGACATAGGAGACCTGATAGTGGTGTAATGTTTTAAAAATTTGCAGGACAGCAAAATCCGTTATCAGGTTAAACTGGTAACGGATTTTTTTTGGAAAAGAGAGGTACGGTTATGGAATCATGGGATGTTTTAATTTATGACACCACCTTAAGAGATGGAACGCAGGGGGAGCAGATCAATTTTTCCGCTGAAGAAAAGCTGCGGATTGCGCAACGCCTGGATGAGATGGGCTTTCACTATGTTGAAGGTGGATGGCCGGGTTCCAATCCAAAAGACATGCGCTTTTTTGAACTGGCGAAAAAAATGACGTTCAGGCACACCCGTCTGACGGCGTTTGGAAGTACCAGAAAGCCAAACATCCGGCCTGAGAGCTGCCCGAATTTAAAGGCGATACTCGCTGCAGACACAGATACCGTGGCCATCTTTGGCAAGGCCTGGGACCTTCATGTCAATGAAATCCTTGGAATATCTCCCGACGAGAATCTCGCCATGATCCATGATTCTGTTGAGTATCTGAAATCAAAGGGAAAAGAGGTTATCTATGATGCGGAACATTTCTTCGACGGATATAAAAATAATCCCGGGTACGCATCCAACGTAATAAAAACCGCCTTCCAGGCCGGCGCCGATATGGTTGTCCTCTGTGACACCAACGGAGGTACACTGCCACACGAATTGACGTCAATCCTCGAAGAGGTCATATCTATTATCCCTCCACATAGGTTGGGTATTCATGCCCACAATGATTGCAGTCTTGCCGTAGCTAATTCCCTCGCGGCCGTTCGTGCGAACATCAAAATGGTACAGGGAACCATCAATGGTTACGGAGAAAGATGCGGAAACGCCGATCTGATCTCTATTATCGGGAATCTCCAGCTTAAGATGAACAAGAGATGTCTGCCTGGATTATCTATCAGACAACTGACCAATCTCTCCCATTATGTAAGCGATGTCGCAAATATCCCGCCCCTGAATGCAAGACCTTTTGTGGGCCGAAGCGCATTTGCCCACAAAGGGGGTGTTCACGTCAGCGCCATAGCAAAGAATCCTGCGGCGTACGAACATATTAAACCTGAACTGGCCGGAAATAAACAAAGGGTACTGGTCTCAGACCTTGCGGGTAAAAGCAATATTGAATACAAGGCAAGAGAATTGGGTATTGACCTCGGTAAAGATGGTACCATCAGTAAAAAAATTGTCGAGGAGATAAAAAAAATGGAGGATCAGGGATACCAGTTTGATGCCGCCGACGGTTCCCTCTCTCTCTTGATGAAGAAGATAACGGGTGAGTTTAGAGAACCGTTTACATTAGAGTACTTTCATGTTACTAACGCAAAAACAAAGAACAATCCACCTCTGTCTCAGGCCACGGTTAAAATATCGGTAGGTAGCGATGAGGAATTGACTGTTGCAGAGGGTAATGGCCCCGTTAATGCCCTTGATCATGCCCTTAGAAAGGCACTGACAAAATTCTATCCCCGTATTGGTGAGGTGCATTTAGTGGATTTTAAAGTCAGAACCATCGAAGGCGCTGAAGGGACAGCGGCAAAAGTAAGAGTCCTGATAGATTCAAGTGATGATAAGGAAATCTGGAGCACTATAGGGGTATCCACGAATATCATTGAGGCAAGCTGGCATGCCCTTGTGGATAGCATTCAGTATAAATTAAGTAAGGATGCATTGAACAAAAATGGGTAACTATCCTCATTTCTGAAATAAGTTCATTGATAATCTCTTTTATTGGGGGTATATTACTAACAATGCAAAGAGACCTTTGAAAAATCCAAATTTCAAAGGTCTCACAAATTACATATTTAATTCATGGAATCAGATAAAAAAAGAAAAGCAGTAATACTGTCTATCAATAGCAAGAATCCCCAGAAGCGACTGATCAAGAAGGCTGTTGATATATTGCGGGATGGCGGTATCATTATATACCCGACTGATACAGTTTACGGGCTGGGATGTGACCTGTTCAATAAAAAGGGAATAGAAAAGATCTGCGAAATTAAAAAGAGAAGCAAAAAACAACCCTTAAGTTTCATCTGCGCAGACCTCAAGGACATAAGCCGCTACGCTCTCGTATCTGATTACGCCTATAAGATCATGAGACGTTTTCTGCCGGGACCCTATACTTTCATCCTTGAGGCATCAAGGCTTGTCCCAAAAATAATTCTCCCCAAAAGACAGACCACCGGCATCAGGGTGCCGGATAATCGCATCTGCCTTGCTCTCGTCAAAGAGCTGGGGCAGCCTATCATCAGTACCAGTGTAAAATCAGACGGTGATATCCTGGGCAATCCTTACGAGATCAAGGAAAAATTTTGGCATTGCGTGGATTTGATCATTGACGGGGACATAATGGTACCGGAACAATCCAGTGTTATCAGTCTTGTTGATGACAGGATCGAGATAATTAGAATTGGAAAAGGCGATGTATCCGCCCTTATATAAAAATACCGTAACTACTCAGGTTAATAGGGGCAGAGGCACAGAGGCACAGAGGCACAAAGAAAAAAATGAGGCTAATTAAGTCGAGAGATAGAACGAATGCTTAGCAGTTTAATAGGGAAGTTAAACAGCAAATAGGTTTAGACAACTTTGTGCCTCTGTGCCTTTGTCTCTTTGTGCCTGAATAGTTACAATTTGGGTTCATAAAAGGATTGTTATGAAAAAGGAAATGCTGATCAACGCTGTTCACCACGAACAGAAGCGTATGGCCGTTGTGGATGACGGCAAGTTAGTAGAATTTAATATCCAGATGAGTTTCAAAGAGCCAATCACGGGGAATATTTACAAGAGCATCGTTTTAAAGGTCGAACGTGGTCTCCATGCAGCCTTTGTAAATTATGGCGGGAAAAAGGACGGTTTCCTGCCCCTGCACGATGTCAGTCCTGAGTACTTTACAGAACAAAATGGAAGAGAAGATAGTTATGGCAGATGCTCCCTCAAGAATGGACAGGAAGTTCTTGTCCAGGTATTGAGAGAGGTTGGTGAACATAAGGGAGCTCTGCTTACCGCCTACATATCATTACCTGGGCGGTACCTTGTCCTGCTGCCAAATAGGCAGTGCGTAGGCATCTCTCGAAAGATAGAAGATGAAGGAGAACGCGAACGGCTAAAGGCACTTGTGGAACAGATTAAAATAGATGAAGGTGTTGGCTTTATCGTTCGTACCGCCGGTATGAATAGAACCAAACAGGAACTTTCCCGTGATTATCAACACCTCTCAAGGCTGTGGAAAGAGATCCAGAAGAGGGCGAATACCGCCTCCGCTCCTGCATTGATCTATCAGGAAAGCGATTTTGGCATCCGTTCCCTGCGTGATTATTTCACATCGGAAATCGAGGAAATTCTGGTAGACGATTTTGAAACATTCAGAAAAATGAGGGTTTACTGTAAAGCCGTTGCACCCAGAAATGTAAAAATGATCAAACTCTATAAAGATAAAGCCCCTATCTTCGACAGATACCAGCTTGAAAACCAGATTCGCGCCATTTACCAGGAACGGGTAGATCTGAAATCTGGTGGATCTATCATTATCAATCCAACAGAGGCTATGACCACGATTGATGTAAACTCAGGAAGGGCTTCCAGTAAAAGAAATGTCGAGGAAACAGCCTTCAGGACAAACCTTAAAGCTGCCGAGGAGATTGCCAGACAGCTCCGTTTACGAGATCTGGGAGGTTTGATCGTCATTGACTTTATTGATATGAGGGATCGTAAACATGAAGCGGAGGTGGAAAAGACATTTAAAAAGGCTTTGAGTTTAGACAGGGCGAGGATACAGTTGTCGCGTATATCGAGGTTTGGCATCCTTGAACTCTCGAGACAGAAGAAGCAATCAACAATCCAGGAGATCAGTTATACAACTTGCCCTTTCTGTAAGGGAAGGGGGGTAAGGCCGTCGTTGGAATATACAGCCCTTTCCGCTTTTAGAAAAATCGAATCAGAGGCGGTAAAGGGGGTTGCCTCTTCTCTTAAAGTCACCCTCTCCTATGAGGTAGCCGACTATCTGTTAAATCAGAAGCGCAGCGAGATCTCTAAACTGGAAACTCTATACAATATGTCCCTTTATATATCGGGCAGCCCGGATATGGCATGGGACGGGATGGACATTAAAGAGACCAGCAGAGATGTTACCCAGGAAACGCCTGAAGAGGAAAAGTATCAATTATTAAAAATAACAGATAAACTGGAAGAAGGCGCCATTGAAGTGGTAACGGAGACGTTAACTCACGTTGTTGAGGCGGATGAACAAGCACAAAAAGACGTCGCCTTGCCGGAAAAAGCTATTGAATCACCCAGGAAGAGGTCACACTGGAGACCCAGATACAGAAGAAAGAAATCGGGTCAAAAAGCAATAGAATCGAAAACAGAAATGCCTCCTGAGGAAACAGACAGAACAATTGCTCAAGAGGAAAAAGAAAGTGGGATACTCCCCTTGGTCGCCCCTGAGGGAACAAGAGAAGGCGAACTACCGGTATGAAACGCACTTATTTTCCAGTGGCTCTGGTGACATCTTGATCTGAATCTTTCTTGCACAATTTTGCATACAGGGCATCAAGGATACCATTGATAAAAGCGCCGGAATTCTCGGAACCATAGAGTTTGCCGAGGTCTATCGCTTCGTTGAGCGTAACCTTTGGGGGAATATCGTTACAGTACAGAAGCTCGTAGACAGCCATACGGAGGATGCTTTTGTCAACCCTCGACATCCTGGCAAGCGACCAGTTTTCAGAACAACTGCTAATAAGACTATCTATCTGATCTCTGTTCTTCCAGGTACCTTCTATCAAAAGAGAGGAGAATTCTCCGGCCCTTTTGTGGGCCTCAAAGTTGTTCCAGAAAAGTTCAACCGCCTCTTTGACGTCTATATTTAAAATGTCAAGCTCATAAAGAACCTTTAAGGCGACTTCTCTTGCCTTCCTTCTCTGACGCATTTATTCCTTGGCCTATTACAGTAGTCAGCAGTCAGTGCTCAATAACCAGGAATCAGACTGAAAGATGACCGACAGGCGGGACGCCTGCCCTCTTTGACTGACCACCCATTCTGGTCTTTATAATTTTCTAAAAAGATCAATCATTTCGATGGCTGATATCGCGGCGTTCCATCCCATGTTTCCCGCTTTTGTGCCCGCCCTTTCAATCGCCTGTTCAATGGTATCAGTGGTCAACACACCGAAGGCGATGGGCACCTCCGTCTCTAAACTCACATTAGCGATCCCCTTTGAGACTTCGGCACTGATGTACTCAAAATGGGGCGTGGCCCCCCTGATGACCGCACCGAGACAGATCACGGCGTCAAACCGTCCGCTCTTGGCCAGTTTCTTGGCTGTGAGGGGTAACTCAAAGGCGCCGGGAACTTTATAGATACGGATGTTCTTTTCGTTAGCCCCCGCCCTTGTCAGGGCATCAACGGCACCGTCAATCAGCCTTCCGCAGATAAAATCATTAAAACGACTGGCCACGATGCCAAACTTCATCCCTGTGGCTATAATTTTTCCTTCTATGATCTCCGGCATAATCTTCTCCTCTCAACGAAATATTGCAAGCGTTCACAGGGGCCAAGGGTCGGGGGTCGGGGCCTGGTTTTCTTCTCGATAGCTTTTTATCATCATTGGTTTTCCCTAATCCCTGACCCCTGTAAACGGTTATCCTATATTTTCAGCATATGCCCCATTTTCTTCTTTTTTGTTACCAGATAATGGAGATTGTTCTTGTTGGGTTCGATCTCGATAGGAACACGCCCGGTGACGGTCATGCCGTAACCCTCAAGGCCAACGATCTTTTTGGGGTTATTGGTCATCAGGCGCATCTTTCTGACACCCAGATCAACAAGGATCTGGGCGCCGATACCATAGTCTCTCAAATCCGCCTTAAAACCGAGAGCGATATTGGCCTCCACGGTATCTTTCCCGTGTTCCTGTAATTCATAAGCCCTGATCTTGTTGACCAGGCCGATTCCCCTTCCTTCCTGATGCATGTATACAATGACACCTTTGCCTGCTTCCTCTACCATCTTCATGGCCGTATGAAGCTGTTCGCCACAGTCGCACCTCTCGGATCCGAAGACATCACTGGTCAGACATTCCGAATGTACCCTTACCAGCACCTCGTCTTCCGGAGTGATCTCACCCTTAACCAGGGCCGCGTGTTTCATGTCATCCACATCATTTTCGTAAACGACGATTTTGAATTCACCACCGTATCGAGTGGGAATGGTAGCTGTCGCCACCCTCCTGATCAGGGATTCATTCTGCATCCTGAAATTGATGAGATCGGCAATGGTTACAATCTTTAGGCCATGTTCCTTTGAAAAAGCCTCCAGGTCCGGCATCCGCGCCATGGTCCCATCGTCCTTCATGATCTCGCAGATCACGGCGGCGGGTTTCAGACCGGCCAGGCGGGCCAGGTCCACAGAACCCTCCGTCTGGCCGGTTCTTACCAGTACCCCCCCTTTTCTGGCACGAATGGGAAAGACATGTCCCGGACTGACCAGGTCATCCGGTTTGACGTCGTCGGCAACGGCCGTCCGGACTGTCCTGGCCCTGTCGGCAGCAGAAATCCCCGTGGTCACACCATGTTTCGCCTCGATAGAAACGGTAAATGCCGTCCCGAAACGCGACCGATTGTCCCTTACCATGGGGAAAAGGTTCAGCTTATCAGCAAGCTCTCCATTCATGGGGAGGCAGATCAGTCCCCTTCCGTATCTGGCCATGAAATTAATTGCTTCTGCCGTCACAGATTCCGCCGCCATGCAGAGGTCACCTTCGTTTTCTCTGTCCTCATCATCCACCAAGATAACCATTTTGCCGTTTTTAATATCTTCAATGGCCTCCTGGATTGTACTCACACCCATATATCTTCACCATCCCTGTATAATTGATTTCAATTCTTCACTTTAAAAACCCATGTTTCGCCAGAAAATCCGTATCAAACCCCCGGGAGAGATCTTTCTTATGGTTGAGGAGTTTCTCCACATACTTTCCCAGGATATCTGTTTCTATATTAACTATGTCTGACACTTTCTTCAACCCCAAGGTAGTCACCCGGGCCGTATGGGGAATTATATTAACATAAAATCTATTTTTTTTACACCGATTTACCGTCAAACTTACTCCGTCAACCGCTAGCGAACCCTTTTCCACGATATAGCGCATTAACTTTTCATCAATCTCCACACCAAACTGGATAGAACCGGATTTCATGATCTTTTCCTGAATTTTTCCTATTCCATCCACATGGCCGAGGACAATATGCCCACCCAGGGGATCAGCCAATCGTAAGGCCTTTTCCAGATTTACCTTGTCTCCCGTCTTCAGTGTTTTGAGGTTTGTTCTTGCCAATGTCTCTGATGATACGTCCGCTGTAAAACTCCTGCCGCTTTTTGTAGTCACCGTAAGACAGGCGCCATTAACGGCTACACTATCACCAACCTTGAGGTCATCAAGGTTCATAGGTGTATCAATCTCCAGCAGGACATCTTCTCCCCTTCTGGTCATTTTCCCGATGGAACCGATGGCTTCTATGATACCGGTAAACATATTATCCTTACAATAGATAAACAGTCAACGGTAAGCAGCAGTATGAGTGATGAATCTTTACTGTTCGCTGCTTGCCTTATTGGTACTCAGGAAGGTTTTGAGTTCCTTCAAGAATTCACTAACATCACGGAATTCCCTGTATACCGAGGCGAACCTCACATAAGCAATCCCGTCAAGTTTCTGGAGCTCTCCCATGACCTTCTCTCCTATGACAGACGAAGGAATTTCTTTTCCATAAAACTTCTGGCAGCCTTGCTCGATATTCTCCACGATACTCTCAATAGCCTCGATACTGATGGGACGTTTTTCACATGCCTTTTTGATACCGACGAGTATTTTTGTCCTCTCAAAAGGTTCTCTACGGCCATCCTTTTTGACCACTACGGGGAGGACCTCTTCGACGAATTCGTAAGTGGTAAAGCGACCTTCACAAGCGAGACACCCACGCCGCCTCCGAATGGCGCTGCCATCCTTGCGAACACGTGAATCAATTACCCTGTTCTCCGCACTTCCACAAAAGGGACATTTCATAACTGAGATACCTTGATACCGGTTTCCTGGAACATTTCCTCAGCCATCTTATCCATGTAACCTTCCCGGAAAACGACCCTGATGATGCCTCCATTGATGAGCATTTTTGTACAGATGATACAGGGATGATTGGTGCAGTAAAGGGTTGCTCCCTTCACGCTCACCCCGTGGAGGGCAGCCTGGATAAGGGCATTCTGTTCGGCATGGAGTCCCCGGCAGAGTTCATGACGTTCGCCGGAAGGAATTCCGAGTTGTTCCCGCAAACATCCAATATCCACGCAGTGACGCATTCCCGTTGGGGCGCCGTTATAGCCTGTGGTCAATATCCTCCGTTCTCTGACCAGAAGGGCGCCGACGGCACGCCTCCGACACGTAGAACGTCTTGCCACAAGTTCCACGATATCCATGAAGTATTCATCCCAGTCTGGCCGGAGAGTTTTCTGACCCGTCCCCCGGCCAGGGGAGGTAAATGTATTATCTGTCATCTTTCATCTTTATATATCATACGTCGTACGTCTTTTGACATACGACATACGACTTACGACTTACGACTTACGACTTCTCTCAGCCTTTCACTGTACAGGGAAAATTTCTCACAGAGGGCTTTAACCTCCTCACCGATCTCCTGTAGACGCTTTTCGTTATCCATATGCATGAGGACTTCGGAAATAAGGCGAGCAATGATTTTCATTTCCCCTTCCTTCATGCCCCTCGTCGTAACTGCCGGCGTGCCGATTCTGATACCGCTGGTGATTTGCGGACTCCTGGTATCGAATGGTATGCTGTTTTTATTTACCGCAATTCCTGTCCGGTCAAGGACCTCCTGGGCATCTTTTCCCGTAATCCCTTTATCGGTCAGATCAGCCAGAACCATGTGATTATCGGTGCCTCCCGAGACAAGGCGAAATCCCCGAGAGATCAGCCCATCTGCCATGGTCCTGGCGTTTTTCACGACCTGGGACTGGTAGTCCTTGAATTCACCGGAAAGGGCCTCT
This genomic window contains:
- a CDS encoding Rne/Rng family ribonuclease, translated to MKKEMLINAVHHEQKRMAVVDDGKLVEFNIQMSFKEPITGNIYKSIVLKVERGLHAAFVNYGGKKDGFLPLHDVSPEYFTEQNGREDSYGRCSLKNGQEVLVQVLREVGEHKGALLTAYISLPGRYLVLLPNRQCVGISRKIEDEGERERLKALVEQIKIDEGVGFIVRTAGMNRTKQELSRDYQHLSRLWKEIQKRANTASAPALIYQESDFGIRSLRDYFTSEIEEILVDDFETFRKMRVYCKAVAPRNVKMIKLYKDKAPIFDRYQLENQIRAIYQERVDLKSGGSIIINPTEAMTTIDVNSGRASSKRNVEETAFRTNLKAAEEIARQLRLRDLGGLIVIDFIDMRDRKHEAEVEKTFKKALSLDRARIQLSRISRFGILELSRQKKQSTIQEISYTTCPFCKGRGVRPSLEYTALSAFRKIESEAVKGVASSLKVTLSYEVADYLLNQKRSEISKLETLYNMSLYISGSPDMAWDGMDIKETSRDVTQETPEEEKYQLLKITDKLEEGAIEVVTETLTHVVEADEQAQKDVALPEKAIESPRKRSHWRPRYRRKKSGQKAIESKTEMPPEETDRTIAQEEKESGILPLVAPEGTREGELPV
- a CDS encoding L-threonylcarbamoyladenylate synthase yields the protein MESDKKRKAVILSINSKNPQKRLIKKAVDILRDGGIIIYPTDTVYGLGCDLFNKKGIEKICEIKKRSKKQPLSFICADLKDISRYALVSDYAYKIMRRFLPGPYTFILEASRLVPKIILPKRQTTGIRVPDNRICLALVKELGQPIISTSVKSDGDILGNPYEIKEKFWHCVDLIIDGDIMVPEQSSVISLVDDRIEIIRIGKGDVSALI
- the ribE gene encoding 6,7-dimethyl-8-ribityllumazine synthase, with the translated sequence MPEIIEGKIIATGMKFGIVASRFNDFICGRLIDGAVDALTRAGANEKNIRIYKVPGAFELPLTAKKLAKSGRFDAVICLGAVIRGATPHFEYISAEVSKGIANVSLETEVPIAFGVLTTDTIEQAIERAGTKAGNMGWNAAISAIEMIDLFRKL
- the nusB gene encoding transcription antitermination factor NusB, whose amino-acid sequence is MRQRRKAREVALKVLYELDILNIDVKEAVELFWNNFEAHKRAGEFSSLLIEGTWKNRDQIDSLISSCSENWSLARMSRVDKSILRMAVYELLYCNDIPPKVTLNEAIDLGKLYGSENSGAFINGILDALYAKLCKKDSDQDVTRATGK
- a CDS encoding riboflavin synthase, which translates into the protein MFTGIIEAIGSIGKMTRRGEDVLLEIDTPMNLDDLKVGDSVAVNGACLTVTTKSGRSFTADVSSETLARTNLKTLKTGDKVNLEKALRLADPLGGHIVLGHVDGIGKIQEKIMKSGSIQFGVEIDEKLMRYIVEKGSLAVDGVSLTVNRCKKNRFYVNIIPHTARVTTLGLKKVSDIVNIETDILGKYVEKLLNHKKDLSRGFDTDFLAKHGFLK
- the cimA gene encoding citramalate synthase, with translation MESWDVLIYDTTLRDGTQGEQINFSAEEKLRIAQRLDEMGFHYVEGGWPGSNPKDMRFFELAKKMTFRHTRLTAFGSTRKPNIRPESCPNLKAILAADTDTVAIFGKAWDLHVNEILGISPDENLAMIHDSVEYLKSKGKEVIYDAEHFFDGYKNNPGYASNVIKTAFQAGADMVVLCDTNGGTLPHELTSILEEVISIIPPHRLGIHAHNDCSLAVANSLAAVRANIKMVQGTINGYGERCGNADLISIIGNLQLKMNKRCLPGLSIRQLTNLSHYVSDVANIPPLNARPFVGRSAFAHKGGVHVSAIAKNPAAYEHIKPELAGNKQRVLVSDLAGKSNIEYKARELGIDLGKDGTISKKIVEEIKKMEDQGYQFDAADGSLSLLMKKITGEFREPFTLEYFHVTNAKTKNNPPLSQATVKISVGSDEELTVAEGNGPVNALDHALRKALTKFYPRIGEVHLVDFKVRTIEGAEGTAAKVRVLIDSSDDKEIWSTIGVSTNIIEASWHALVDSIQYKLSKDALNKNG
- a CDS encoding bifunctional 3,4-dihydroxy-2-butanone-4-phosphate synthase/GTP cyclohydrolase II, translated to MGVSTIQEAIEDIKNGKMVILVDDEDRENEGDLCMAAESVTAEAINFMARYGRGLICLPMNGELADKLNLFPMVRDNRSRFGTAFTVSIEAKHGVTTGISAADRARTVRTAVADDVKPDDLVSPGHVFPIRARKGGVLVRTGQTEGSVDLARLAGLKPAAVICEIMKDDGTMARMPDLEAFSKEHGLKIVTIADLINFRMQNESLIRRVATATIPTRYGGEFKIVVYENDVDDMKHAALVKGEITPEDEVLVRVHSECLTSDVFGSERCDCGEQLHTAMKMVEEAGKGVIVYMHQEGRGIGLVNKIRAYELQEHGKDTVEANIALGFKADLRDYGIGAQILVDLGVRKMRLMTNNPKKIVGLEGYGMTVTGRVPIEIEPNKNNLHYLVTKKKKMGHMLKI
- a CDS encoding cytidine/deoxycytidylate deaminase family protein, giving the protein MTDNTFTSPGRGTGQKTLRPDWDEYFMDIVELVARRSTCRRRAVGALLVRERRILTTGYNGAPTGMRHCVDIGCLREQLGIPSGERHELCRGLHAEQNALIQAALHGVSVKGATLYCTNHPCIICTKMLINGGIIRVVFREGYMDKMAEEMFQETGIKVSQL
- the nrdR gene encoding transcriptional regulator NrdR; translation: MKCPFCGSAENRVIDSRVRKDGSAIRRRRGCLACEGRFTTYEFVEEVLPVVVKKDGRREPFERTKILVGIKKACEKRPISIEAIESIVENIEQGCQKFYGKEIPSSVIGEKVMGELQKLDGIAYVRFASVYREFRDVSEFLKELKTFLSTNKASSEQ